The genomic DNA AGGTCGAGGCGCACGAGCTCATGCACACCCTGGGGGCCGTGCAGCCCTCGGCGCCCCACGCCACCATCTACGGCCACTGTCGGGACGACTACGACATCATGTGCTACGTCGACGGCCCCGGGACGTCGCTGATCTCGCCCCGGCCGTGCAGCACCTCGGGGAACGAGCTGCGCCTCGACTGCAACCACGACGACTACTTCTCCACGAATCCTCCGAGCGGGAGCTACCTCGCCACCCGGTGGAACGCCGCCAACAGCGACTGGCTCGAGCCCGAGCCGGGCGCGCCGCAACCGCCGGGAGCACCGCCCTCGCTCGCGGCCGCGCCGGGGGACCAGCAGGTCACCCTGACCTGGGTGAAGCCCACCTACACCGGGGGCAGCGACGTCCTGGGCTACCGCGTCTACCGCGACGACGTACTCCTCCCGATCGCCACCACCACGCCGACCACCACGGGCGCGAACCTGATCACCACCACGACGTTCACCGACTCCACCGCGGTGAACGGCCAGATCCACACGTACCAGGTCGCCGCGGTGAACCAGGTGGGTGAGGGTGCGCGCTCGACGCCCGTCTCGGCCCTGGCCGGCATCCCCCGCCCCGACGGCGAGCTCGCCACCGCACGCACCGGCCCCTTCTCGTTCGGCGGGGTCTACGCCAGCTCGATGACGGGCAACTCCCAGGTCCTCAATCGGCCGGTGGCGCGGGGTGCGGCGGTGACCTCCTACGTCCGCGTCGGCAACGACCGCCCGGGGATCGACTCGTTCAAGGTGAAGGGCGTGGGCTCGGGGGCGGGCTACACCGTGCGCTACTTCCGGGGCACGACCGACATCACCGCGGCGGTGGTCGCGGGCAGCTACACGATCGAGAACGTCCCCGCGAGCGGGTTCGTCGACCTGAAGGTGAAGGTCACGGCCACCACCTCCACGGCGCGGGGCAGCAGCCGGGCGGTGACCATCACGGTGAAGTCCAAGACGGTGAAGACCACCAAGGACGTCGTCCAGGTCCGCGCCGTCCGCTCCTAGTCCCCCGCCTGAGTAGCCCTCGTCGAGTGCCGCCTGAGGTCGGTCAGTCGGCCTGGGTGCCGACCTTGAGGTCCTTGAACGGCGTGGTCGAGTCGATGCCAGCGTCCTTCGGGAGGCCCAGCACCCGCTCGCCGACGATGTTGCGCAGCACCTCGTCGGTGCCGCCGGCGATGCGCATCCCGGGCGTGCCCAGGACGAACTGCGACCAGGCGTAGGTGCCCCACTCGCCGGTGTCGGCGACGAGTCGGGGGCCGAGGACGCCGGCCACGAAGTCCGCGGTCTGGGTGAGGTTCTGGGTGAGGGCCATCTTGGCGATCGACATCTCGGGGCCGGGCGCCTGGCCGGCCTTGATCTTGTCGAGCGCTCGCTGGTTGGTGAACTTGGCCACCTGGAACTTGATGTACAGGTCGGCGAGGGCCTGGCGGTGGACCGGGTCCTGGTCGAGGCCGAAGTGGCGCAGCATCTCGGCCAGGCGGACGCTGTTGGCCAGGCCGAGGCCGCCGCCGCCGCCGGCGCCGATGGAAGCCCGCTCGTTCATGAGGGTGGTGAGAGCGACCGTCCACCCCTGGTTCACGTCGCCGAGACGGTGGTCGTCGGGCACGCGGACCTCGTTGAAGAACACCTCGTTGAAGCTGGCCCCGCCGGTCATCTGGCGCAGGGGGACCACCTCGACGCCGGGGGCGTGCATGTCCACCACGAAGCCGGTGAGGCCCTTGTGCTTGGGCAGGTCGGCGTCGGTGCGGCAGATCACCTCGCCGATGTCGCTGTACTGCGCGCCGGAGGTCCACACCTTCTGGCCGGTGACGACCCACTCGTCGCCGTCGCGGACGGCCTTGGTCTGGAGCCCGGCGAGGTCCGAGCCCGCGCCCGGCTCGCTGAAGAGCTGGGCTCCGACGAGATCGCCCCGGTACATCTTGGCCAGGTAGGCGTCCTTCACGACGTCGGTGGCGTGGGCGAGGATGGTCGGCGCGACCATGCCCAGGCCGATGCCGAAGAAGCTCTGGTCGGGGACCGCGTACTTCGCCTCGAGCTGGGCGTAGGCGCGGTCGTACGCGGCCGGCAGCGCACGCCCGCCGTACTGCGCCGGACCGCTGATGTAGCCGAGGCCGGCGTCGAAGCGCTTCGCCCGCCACGCCTTGGCCTCCGCCAACTGGCGCTGCTCGACCTCGGGGTCGACCTCCTCGAACAGGGCGAGCTCGTCGTCGCCCTCCCCCCACACGAAGCGCTGGTCGGTGTCGCGTGGCTCGGCGTTGGCGTCGAGGAAGGCGATGGCCTCGGCACGGAAGTCGTCGAGGGAGAGGTCGGGCATGGGGTGCTCCTGGAGGTCCGCGGTGAACTTGACCGTGCGGTCAAGATAGTGGGGCGGTTCGGGAGGCGCCTGATCGGCCCCCTAGCCTGGGGCCGTGCGCCGACCCCGTCTCGTCCTCTGGCTGTTCGTCGGCTGGACCCTGTTCGTCTGGGCCAACCGCATCCGCAACATCTGGACCGACGACACCCTCACCACCTCCGGGCAGGTGGGGCGGACGTTCCTCGTGGCCTCGTTCGTGGTGCCGGCGGTGGTGGTGGGGCTGACCCTGCTGCGCCGCACGTGGGGGCACTGGTTCCCGTGGCTGGTCCGGGCCTTCGCCGCCTGGACGGTCGGGGTGTGGGTGGTGCGCATGGTGGGCATCGCCCTGCACGGCCACGACATCGGCTTCGTGGTCGTCCACGCCGTGCTCGCGGTGGTCTCGTCGGTTCTGGCCGTCGCCGCCTGGCGCACTACGATCCCGGGCGTCATGGGACAGCCGGTCACCGCCATCGAGAAGCCCGCGCCGCGCCACGGCATGGTGCGCTTCGACCTCAACCGCAGCATCACGGGCATGGACCACGAGCGCTACGTGGCCGGCCAGGAGATCCCGGGTGACCGTCCGCCGGACGAACTCGCCCGCCGCCTCTTCGCCACGGGGTCGGTCAGCGCGGTGCACATGATCGGCAACTCGATCACTGTCGACCTCGCCGACGGCCGTGACTCCTCGGGCCTGCGCGAGGTCATCGAAGGCCTCTTCACCTTCTACCGAGAAGGCGTCACCCCCACCGTCGCCGCCGAGTAGGAGCGCGGCCCCACCTGGGTGGGGACGGATCCGGTCGACGCTCGGTAGCGTCGGGCCATGGCATCGAACGCACGCTTCCAGGTCGGGGTGCAGCTGCACCCGCAGCACTGCACCATCGACGAGCTCCGGTCGGCCTGGCAGGCCGCCGACGCCCTCGGCGTCGACAGCATCTGGACGTGGGACCACTTCTTTCCGCTCTACGGCGATCAGGACGACGTCCACTACGAGGGCTGGTCGCTGCTCGCCGCGATGGCGGTCGACACGACGAACGCCCGGTTCGGGATGCTGGTGACCTGCAACTCGTACCGCAACCCCGAGCTGCTGGCCGACATGGCGCGCACCGTCGACCAGTTGAGCGGGGGGCGGCTGTACCTCGGCATCGGCTCGGGCTGGTTCGAGCGCGATTACTCGGAGTACGGCTACGAGTTCGGCACCGCCCCCGGCCGCCTGCGGGCGTTGGGGGAGGCGCTGCCCCGCCTGAAGGCGCGCCTGGCCAAGCTCACCCCGCCCCCGGCCGGTGACCTGCCCCTGCTGATCGGTGGGTCGGGCGAGAAGGTCACCCTGCGCCTGGTGGCCGAGCACGCCGACGCGTGGAACACCTTCGGCCCGCCCGAGAACTTCAAGGCCAAGAACGCCGTGCTTGACGAGTGGTGCGCCAAGCTCGACCGGGACCCCGCCGCCATCGAGCGCACGGTGGCCATCAACCCCCACGAGGTCGACGACGCCGAGGCCTACCTCGACGCCGGCGCCACCCACCTCATCGTCATGACCGGCCACCCGTTCGACCTCGGCCCCGTCGAGGCCCTCCTGGCCCGAGCCCAGGCCTGACCCTTCCGTTCCGGACGGAACACCCAGCGGCCGGCGGTCGTTGAGCAACCAGAGCGAGCGAACCCAGAGGGGGAAGCACCCGATGTCATTCTTCGGAGGTCACAAGTCGTCGATGGTGGAGGCCGACCGGGCCCTCCCCGGCCGCGACGAGCCGCTGCCCGGCGTGCCGGAGGTGCACGCGGTGAACGGCAACCGCATCCAGGCACCGTTCCCCGAGGGGATGGCCACGGCGGTGTTCGGCCTGGGCTGCTTCTGGGGGGCCGAGCGCCTCTTCTGGAACACCCCAGGCGTCTACAGCACGGCGGTGGGCTACGCCGGCGGCTACACCCCCAACCCCACCTACCAGGAGGTCTGCTCCGGGCGTACCGGCCACACCGAGGCGGTCCTGGTGGTCTTCGACCCGGCCCAGGTGTCCTACGAGCAGTTGCTGGCGGTGTTCTGGGAGGGCCACGACCCGACGCAGGGCATGCGCCAGGGCAACGACGTCGGCACGCAGTACCGCTCGGCCGCCTATTGGGCCGACGAGGGCCAGCGCGCCGCCATCGAGGCCACCCGGGCCGCCTTCCAGGAGCGCCTGGCGGCAGCCGGCTACGGCGAGATCACGACGGAGATCGCCGAGGCGCCGACCTTCTACTACGCCGAGGACTACCACCAGCAGTACCTCCACAAGGTGCCCAACGGCTACTGCGGCCTCGGCGGCACCGGCGTGAGCTGCCCCATCGGCCTGGGCGCCTAGCGCTCGGCCGTCCCACTTGCGAGTATCGAACGTATGTTCGATACTCGCGCGATCGCCCTCGCCGAGCCCACCCCGCCCCGGCTCGCCTCCGTGCCCCCGGGTCCCGAGGCCTCGTGGCGGGGCGCGGTCGCCGGGCGGGCGCTGGCGGGGCTCGAGGCGGGGTTGCGTCCCACCACGCTGGCCGACCAGCGGTGCCTGCCGGTCGTCGACGCCCTCGGGCCGCTGCTGGGTGAGGCCGGCCTGCAACGGGGGTCGGTGGTCTCGGTGGTGGGCCCGGCGGGGTCGGGGGCCACCTCGTTGGCCCTCGCCCTGGTGGCCGGGCCCTCGGCATCGGGGTCCTGGGTGGCGGCGGTGGGCCTGCCGTGGCTGGGGCTGCCCGCCGCGGCCGAGGCGGGGGTGAACCTGGGGCGCCTGGCCCTGGTGCCGGCACCCGAGCCCGCGGCCTGGGCCGGTGTGGTGGCTGCCCTGGTCGACGCCTTCGACGTGGTGTTGCTGCGCCCCGAGCGGCGCGCCCGTCCCGCCGACGCCCGTCGCCTCACCGCCCGGGCCCGCGA from Acidimicrobiales bacterium includes the following:
- a CDS encoding LLM class F420-dependent oxidoreductase, with translation MASNARFQVGVQLHPQHCTIDELRSAWQAADALGVDSIWTWDHFFPLYGDQDDVHYEGWSLLAAMAVDTTNARFGMLVTCNSYRNPELLADMARTVDQLSGGRLYLGIGSGWFERDYSEYGYEFGTAPGRLRALGEALPRLKARLAKLTPPPAGDLPLLIGGSGEKVTLRLVAEHADAWNTFGPPENFKAKNAVLDEWCAKLDRDPAAIERTVAINPHEVDDAEAYLDAGATHLIVMTGHPFDLGPVEALLARAQA
- a CDS encoding acyl-CoA dehydrogenase family protein, which gives rise to MPDLSLDDFRAEAIAFLDANAEPRDTDQRFVWGEGDDELALFEEVDPEVEQRQLAEAKAWRAKRFDAGLGYISGPAQYGGRALPAAYDRAYAQLEAKYAVPDQSFFGIGLGMVAPTILAHATDVVKDAYLAKMYRGDLVGAQLFSEPGAGSDLAGLQTKAVRDGDEWVVTGQKVWTSGAQYSDIGEVICRTDADLPKHKGLTGFVVDMHAPGVEVVPLRQMTGGASFNEVFFNEVRVPDDHRLGDVNQGWTVALTTLMNERASIGAGGGGGLGLANSVRLAEMLRHFGLDQDPVHRQALADLYIKFQVAKFTNQRALDKIKAGQAPGPEMSIAKMALTQNLTQTADFVAGVLGPRLVADTGEWGTYAWSQFVLGTPGMRIAGGTDEVLRNIVGERVLGLPKDAGIDSTTPFKDLKVGTQAD
- the msrA gene encoding peptide-methionine (S)-S-oxide reductase MsrA: MVEADRALPGRDEPLPGVPEVHAVNGNRIQAPFPEGMATAVFGLGCFWGAERLFWNTPGVYSTAVGYAGGYTPNPTYQEVCSGRTGHTEAVLVVFDPAQVSYEQLLAVFWEGHDPTQGMRQGNDVGTQYRSAAYWADEGQRAAIEATRAAFQERLAAAGYGEITTEIAEAPTFYYAEDYHQQYLHKVPNGYCGLGGTGVSCPIGLGA